A portion of the Lolium rigidum isolate FL_2022 chromosome 1, APGP_CSIRO_Lrig_0.1, whole genome shotgun sequence genome contains these proteins:
- the LOC124686628 gene encoding uncharacterized protein LOC124686628 yields the protein MAALAMAMGTAFPRVSQLGSPQSGGAGLPRRRSVSVRAAPPRQQRSRPPPRNRGPPPQNRRRGPPPRLHDDDEDQGAYGGGPPRNRGPPGAPTRQHGRAPPRGAPGRPPPPRDSPGRSPPRGPPRAETARSAVSMRRQEDFDDEAGYRDYDDDEEEEGESRFAGGTRSGSGMPKPPAGFVLDDQGRCIAAASKRIVTIMDDANNRPLECIIRRVFSSTQDHECLLLCPVDMPVQVLKSTNFSGWIAVDDDQIKQIIPSVAYALARVHMHFVESGFCYTARGGFCFPEDAIQEFHDSSGGSGEAPFEGVEICNFNLDGAHYMIYTPVDPLLFVAVKDKEGVLRIAEDDLMDDPNIVSAIDEETEFTALVEEEEALLESILHGDDDVS from the exons ATGGCGGCTTTGGCAATGGCCATGGGGACTGCCTTCCCCCGCGTGTCCCAGCTCGGCAGCCCACAGTCGGGTGGCGccgggcttccgcggcggcgttccGTCTCCGTCCGCGCAGCCCCGCCGCGGCAGCAACGCTCCCGGCCGCCGCCCAGGAACAGGGGCCCTCCCCCGCAGAACCGCCGCCGCGGGCCGCCGCCAAGGCttcacgacgacgacgaagaccagGGTGCCTACGGAGGAGGTCCACCCAGGAATCGTGGCCCTCCTGGCGCGCCCACCCGCCAACACGGTCGCGCGCCGCCCAGGGGCGCACCTGGCCGGCCGCCACCGCCCAGGGACTCGCCTGGCCGCTCGCCGCCCAGGGGACCGCCACGCGCCGAGACGGCCCGCTCAGCCGTCTCTATGCGGCGACAGGAGGAtttcgacgacgaggcggggtacAGGGActacgacgacgatgaggaggaggagggggagagtAGGTTCGCCGGGGGGACACGGTCGGGCAGCGGCATGCCCAAGCCGCCCGCTGGCTTCGTTCTGGACGACCAGGGCAGGTGCATAGCCGCCGCCTCCAAGCGCATCGTCACCATC ATGGATGACGCGAACAACCGTCCACTGGAGTGCATAATCCGGAGGGTGTTCAGTAGCACGCAAGACCACGAGTGCTTGCTTCTGTGCCCAGTTGACAT GCCTGTTCAGGTGCTCAAGAGCACAAACTTCAGTGGCTGGATTGCT GTTGACGATGACCAGATTAAGCAGATCATTCCATCTGTTGCGTATGCCCTTGCTAGAGTGCATATGCATTTTGTTGAAAGTGG ATTCTGCTATACAGCACGAGGTGGCTTCTGTTTTCCTGAGGATGCAATTCAAGAATTCCATG ATTCTAGTGGTGGTAGCGGCGAGGCACCTTTTGAAGGTGTAGAGATTTGCAACTTCAATTTG GACGGTGCACACTATATGATCTATACACCAGTCGATCCTCTTCTATTTGTCGCAGTCAAG GACAAAGAAGGTGTGCTACGCATCGCTGAGGAT GATCTCATGGACGACCCCAACATCGTGAGCGCCATTGACGAAGAGACGGAATTCACGGCTTTAGTG gaggaggaagaggccctccTAGAGTCAATACTGCACGGCGACGACGATGTCAGCTGA